A region from the Elusimicrobiales bacterium genome encodes:
- a CDS encoding tail fiber protein — MKRVTLVFIMIVFAPSVFADDALFTTGSATGAIPYYISATTVTASPAYVSGSNIGIGTSSPAYKLDVQGTGRFTGAVTVGSINAAGGAAAGDLSGTYPNPALAAAQTAAHTWSAAQTFTGNVGIGTAPVAGFSLNVSGLPALGGLNLYTDALLAPLANTGKAAIGWNFSGGGGEVDIIANRGVGSIGGMRFYDYTNAGTMAPLMTLLGNGKVGIGTLSPSTALQVSGTVTATEFSGGGSGLTGVLLSGGAAAAGDLSGTYPNPALAATQSAGHTWSGAQVFSNNVNVQGLVSLSTTVINSNQSVLIGGDTNRNNPMVRIQAYGSADGGGNADSGILVDFPHSSGNNRLMSVKNSGAYKFTVTDTGRVGISTGTPQFNLDVQGNGNISGALTVGSINTSGGAAGGDLSGTYPNPAIAAAHYSTAHTWGAAQTFGAVVYISSAVQSTGGNARGGYAVDLQAFRYDSDRVASGNFAVLSGGSNNKAASEYSVIGGGYSNVVTFPVGLPSYGRSAVVGGSYNTAVGEGHFTGGGYYNSITEGTYNFIGGGSQNSAAGNYAVISGGASNYSRDLSVVGGGSLNTANASYGVISGGAHNAVSGDKAAIAGGEYNTATGQQSFIAGGHYNIANGANSFLAGSFSTAAVTGAFVLSDSQNAIGAKNNTVPDSMLLYFGGGYKFSGGNVAVDYGLTASTAIVNVSLGIGTNTPSQKLDVYNGNIKTNYGVIATTATLNGVNYSFPATQGITYTCLTNNGSGNLSWSPPNPVGTVIMFASSTCPAGYLAADGADISTTTYSALFAVTGYTFGGSGGNFRTPNMQGVFARGYDAAGSTDTARAFGSFQDDAFQGHIFPITWEEMSAAGGVGSGLLSNLLNTAGPHHTTYTDDASADSHGNGTPRTANETRPKNIALRYCIKY, encoded by the coding sequence ATGAAGCGCGTAACGCTCGTTTTTATAATGATTGTCTTCGCGCCGTCTGTTTTTGCGGACGACGCGCTTTTTACCACAGGTTCCGCCACCGGAGCGATTCCTTATTACATAAGCGCGACTACCGTAACCGCCTCTCCCGCCTATGTCAGCGGAAGCAATATCGGAATCGGCACGTCTTCGCCCGCGTATAAGCTGGATGTGCAGGGGACCGGCCGTTTCACCGGCGCGGTAACGGTTGGTTCCATCAACGCGGCAGGCGGCGCAGCCGCCGGAGATTTGAGCGGCACCTATCCAAATCCCGCGCTGGCGGCGGCGCAAACCGCCGCGCATACGTGGAGCGCGGCGCAGACTTTCACCGGCAATGTCGGCATTGGCACCGCACCCGTGGCCGGATTTTCCCTGAATGTGTCGGGACTTCCGGCCCTGGGCGGTTTGAATCTGTATACGGACGCGCTTCTGGCGCCACTAGCAAATACCGGGAAGGCGGCGATTGGCTGGAATTTTTCCGGCGGCGGCGGTGAAGTGGATATAATAGCCAACCGGGGCGTCGGTTCTATCGGCGGAATGAGATTTTACGATTACACTAACGCAGGGACAATGGCGCCCCTGATGACGCTGCTTGGGAACGGGAAAGTCGGCATCGGGACACTTTCTCCGTCCACCGCCTTGCAAGTGTCCGGCACCGTAACGGCGACAGAATTTTCCGGCGGCGGCTCCGGGCTTACGGGCGTGCTGCTCTCCGGCGGAGCGGCGGCGGCGGGGGACTTGAGCGGCACCTATCCCAACCCCGCGCTGGCGGCAACGCAATCCGCCGGGCATACATGGTCCGGCGCACAGGTGTTTTCAAACAACGTCAATGTGCAAGGTCTGGTCAGCCTTTCCACGACTGTAATAAATTCCAATCAGTCCGTTCTGATTGGCGGGGATACCAACAGAAACAACCCAATGGTGCGCATTCAGGCGTATGGTTCGGCAGACGGCGGCGGAAATGCGGATTCCGGGATACTGGTTGATTTCCCGCATTCCAGCGGCAACAACAGACTGATGAGCGTGAAAAACTCGGGGGCATATAAATTTACTGTCACAGATACCGGACGTGTCGGAATCAGCACCGGAACGCCGCAGTTTAATTTGGATGTTCAGGGAAACGGAAATATTTCCGGCGCGCTCACTGTCGGTTCAATCAATACCTCCGGCGGCGCCGCCGGTGGCGATTTGAGCGGCACATATCCGAATCCGGCCATAGCCGCCGCGCATTATTCAACAGCGCACACATGGGGTGCGGCGCAAACTTTCGGCGCGGTTGTTTATATCAGTTCCGCCGTGCAGTCAACCGGAGGCAACGCGCGGGGCGGATATGCGGTTGACCTGCAAGCCTTCCGGTACGACAGCGACCGCGTGGCAAGCGGAAATTTCGCCGTTCTGTCGGGCGGCTCAAACAACAAGGCCGCGTCCGAGTATTCGGTCATCGGCGGCGGATATTCCAATGTCGTTACATTCCCTGTCGGGCTGCCGTCTTACGGGCGCAGCGCGGTCGTTGGCGGCAGTTATAACACCGCCGTGGGCGAGGGGCATTTCACGGGCGGCGGGTATTACAACTCCATCACGGAAGGGACTTACAATTTCATCGGCGGCGGCTCGCAAAACAGCGCGGCGGGCAATTACGCCGTAATTTCCGGCGGGGCCAGCAATTACTCGCGCGATTTATCCGTCGTGGGCGGCGGCTCGCTTAACACGGCAAACGCAAGTTACGGCGTCATAAGCGGCGGCGCGCACAATGCCGTTTCAGGCGACAAGGCCGCCATAGCCGGCGGGGAATATAATACCGCCACCGGGCAGCAAAGCTTCATCGCCGGCGGGCATTATAACATCGCAAACGGCGCCAACAGCTTTCTGGCGGGCAGCTTTTCCACGGCGGCGGTAACCGGCGCGTTCGTGCTGTCGGACTCGCAGAACGCAATCGGCGCGAAGAACAACACGGTTCCCGATTCAATGCTGCTCTACTTCGGCGGCGGGTATAAATTCTCCGGCGGCAACGTAGCGGTTGATTACGGACTCACGGCCTCAACGGCGATTGTGAATGTCAGCCTGGGAATAGGCACGAACACCCCGTCGCAAAAGCTGGATGTTTACAACGGCAATATCAAGACAAATTACGGCGTAATCGCAACCACCGCCACGTTAAACGGGGTGAATTACTCATTCCCCGCAACGCAGGGCATAACATACACTTGCCTCACAAATAACGGTTCCGGCAATCTGTCATGGTCGCCGCCGAATCCGGTGGGAACAGTAATAATGTTCGCGTCCAGCACATGCCCGGCGGGGTATCTTGCCGCCGACGGCGCGGATATATCCACGACGACATATTCCGCGCTGTTTGCGGTAACCGGCTACACCTTCGGCGGCTCGGGCGGGAATTTCAGGACGCCCAACATGCAGGGCGTTTTCGCGCGCGGCTACGACGCGGCAGGCTCAACCGACACCGCCCGCGCATTTGGAAGTTTTCAGGATGATGCGTTTCAGGGACACATATTCCCCATTACATGGGAAGAAATGTCAGCTGCTGGCGGGGTGGGATCTGGATTGTTGAGCAATTTATTAAATACCGCCGGACCGCATCATACTACTTATACGGATGATGCATCTGCGGATTCGCATGGGAATGGAACTCCGCGCACAGCCAACGAGACCCGTCCCAAAAACATCGCGTTGCGCTATTGCATAAAATACTGA
- a CDS encoding glycosyltransferase family 2 protein gives MNALIPAYRPPDGLAALARTLREGGFKRIIIVDDGSGPEYEGIFSELRGMGCHVLPHGRNRGKGRALKTGLEYFMRNFPGIGGVITADADGQHRPEDIIRIARALEENPGCLILGARAFGANAPLPNRIGNVLAGFLFRMAGSCLSDTQTGLRGIPAALLPELPELPGERYEFETAVLLLARRKGVEIIEREIAAVYGAPSHFRPLADSARILSCFFRTAMSRRRIP, from the coding sequence ATGAATGCGCTCATCCCCGCATACAGGCCGCCGGACGGGCTTGCGGCTCTGGCGCGGACGCTGCGCGAAGGCGGCTTCAAGCGCATTATTATCGTGGACGACGGCAGCGGCCCGGAATATGAGGGTATTTTCTCGGAATTGCGCGGCATGGGCTGCCACGTGCTGCCGCATGGCCGCAACCGCGGGAAAGGGCGGGCGCTGAAAACCGGTTTGGAGTATTTCATGCGCAATTTCCCCGGAATCGGCGGTGTCATAACCGCCGATGCCGACGGCCAGCACAGGCCGGAGGATATAATCAGAATCGCCCGCGCGCTTGAGGAAAATCCCGGCTGCCTGATACTGGGGGCGCGCGCTTTCGGCGCTAATGCGCCTTTGCCGAACCGGATTGGCAATGTTTTGGCTGGATTCCTGTTCCGCATGGCGGGGTCCTGCTTGTCGGATACGCAAACCGGCCTGAGGGGAATTCCCGCCGCCCTGCTGCCGGAATTGCCGGAACTGCCGGGAGAGCGTTATGAATTTGAAACGGCTGTCCTGCTGCTGGCCCGGCGGAAAGGCGTTGAAATTATTGAGCGGGAAATAGCCGCCGTTTACGGGGCGCCGTCTCATTTCAGGCCGCTGGCGGATTCGGCGCGCATATTGTCCTGCTTTTTCAGAACCGCAATGTCCCGTCGCCGGATACCCTGA
- a CDS encoding ornithine carbamoyltransferase: MKTMLRGKDWIETVDWSVEELETVLDVSADLKRRFSLGEAHRILQDKTLFMMFFEQSTRTRNSTEAGMTQLGGHAHDLTPDKMQISHGETPRDTGMVLSRYGHGIAIRNCFYGIGNKYIREVAKNSSIPVVNLQCDVDHPCQSIADLMTVREKFGANLRGMKFVISWTYAPAYARPLSVPQGLITLLPRFGIDVTLAHPPEFNLMPRTVEAARRYAKESGSKFEIVNDMDAAFKDAVVLYPKSWGCHQYLEDQKVPEAERKELGMKLIAKYKDWVCTERRMKLGKPNAVYMHPLPADRGAEVEDAVIDGPQSIVFDQAENRLHTVKAIMALTMAGRP; this comes from the coding sequence ATGAAAACAATGCTTCGCGGGAAAGACTGGATAGAGACCGTTGACTGGTCCGTTGAGGAACTGGAAACCGTTCTGGACGTGTCGGCGGATTTGAAGCGCCGCTTCTCGCTTGGCGAGGCGCACCGGATTTTGCAGGACAAGACGCTGTTTATGATGTTTTTCGAGCAGTCCACCCGCACGCGCAATTCCACCGAAGCCGGGATGACCCAGCTTGGCGGCCACGCCCACGACCTGACCCCGGACAAAATGCAGATTTCGCACGGCGAGACGCCCAGGGACACGGGCATGGTGCTTTCCCGCTACGGGCACGGCATAGCCATACGCAACTGCTTCTACGGCATAGGCAACAAGTATATACGCGAGGTGGCCAAAAACTCCTCCATCCCAGTGGTGAACCTGCAATGCGACGTGGACCATCCCTGCCAGAGCATAGCCGACCTGATGACGGTGCGCGAAAAATTCGGCGCGAATCTGCGCGGCATGAAATTCGTGATAAGCTGGACTTATGCGCCCGCCTATGCGCGGCCTTTGTCGGTGCCGCAGGGGCTTATCACATTGCTGCCGCGTTTCGGGATAGATGTTACGCTGGCCCATCCGCCGGAATTCAACCTGATGCCGCGCACGGTTGAGGCGGCACGGCGCTATGCGAAGGAAAGCGGTTCCAAATTCGAGATAGTAAACGACATGGACGCCGCGTTCAAAGACGCGGTGGTGCTGTACCCGAAATCGTGGGGCTGCCATCAGTATCTGGAGGACCAGAAGGTTCCCGAGGCCGAGCGCAAAGAGCTTGGCATGAAGCTGATAGCCAAATATAAAGACTGGGTCTGCACCGAGCGGCGCATGAAGCTGGGAAAGCCCAATGCCGTCTACATGCACCCGCTTCCGGCGGACCGCGGCGCGGAGGTGGAGGACGCCGTCATAGACGGCCCGCAGAGCATAGTCTTTGACCAGGCCGAAAACCGGCTGCACACCGTCAAGGCCATAATGGCGCTGACAATGGCCGGCAGGCCGTAA
- a CDS encoding YgeY family selenium metabolism-linked hydrolase, with amino-acid sequence MLDSKIMRDAVKKYEPAMLEFARELVAIPGCSGGEEKVARRIAAEMKKTGFDQVRLDRMGNVLGFMGNGPKKILYDAHIDTVGVGDRTAWKRDPFAGEFRDGVIYGRGATDQKLAMVSVIYGAKLMREMRLEGGYTYIACGSCMEEDCDGLPLLHIVNKERIKPDYVVLTEPTNLSVYRGHRGRMEIRVVVKGRSCHASAPERGDNAVVKMAGIVAEITALDKKLKGDKFLGKGTVAVTCIDCKTPSLNAVPDECSVYLDRRLTAGETSALALRQIKALPSVRKFRAAVEVLEYKAKAWTGLAVSQEKYFPTWTLGEKHRLVHAALKAAELVHGRPQQAGKWVFSTNGVASAGRLKIPTIGFGPSDEVYAHTVNEHVRLEDLLKAAVFYAALPQYLIVEKTK; translated from the coding sequence ATGCTTGATTCAAAAATAATGCGTGACGCCGTCAAAAAATACGAGCCCGCGATGCTGGAGTTCGCGCGCGAGCTTGTCGCCATCCCCGGCTGCTCCGGCGGCGAGGAGAAAGTCGCCCGGCGCATCGCGGCGGAGATGAAAAAAACCGGTTTTGACCAGGTCCGCCTGGACCGCATGGGCAATGTGCTGGGGTTCATGGGCAACGGGCCCAAAAAGATACTCTACGACGCGCATATAGACACCGTTGGCGTGGGCGACCGGACGGCATGGAAGCGCGATCCTTTCGCGGGCGAGTTCCGGGACGGCGTCATCTACGGGCGCGGCGCCACCGACCAGAAGCTGGCCATGGTTTCTGTCATCTACGGCGCAAAACTGATGCGGGAGATGCGGCTGGAGGGCGGCTACACCTATATCGCCTGCGGCTCCTGCATGGAGGAGGATTGCGACGGGCTGCCTCTCCTGCACATCGTGAACAAGGAAAGGATAAAGCCAGACTATGTCGTGCTTACCGAGCCGACCAATCTTTCGGTTTACCGCGGCCACCGCGGCAGAATGGAAATCAGGGTGGTTGTGAAAGGCCGCTCCTGCCACGCCAGCGCGCCGGAGCGCGGTGACAATGCCGTTGTCAAAATGGCGGGCATCGTCGCGGAAATAACCGCGCTGGACAAAAAGCTCAAAGGCGACAAATTCCTGGGCAAGGGGACTGTGGCCGTAACCTGCATAGACTGCAAAACCCCGTCGCTCAACGCCGTGCCGGACGAATGCTCCGTCTATCTGGACAGGCGGCTTACCGCCGGAGAGACCAGCGCGCTTGCCCTGCGCCAGATTAAAGCGCTGCCGTCAGTAAGAAAGTTCCGGGCGGCGGTTGAGGTGCTGGAATACAAGGCCAAAGCGTGGACCGGGCTTGCGGTCAGCCAGGAAAAGTATTTTCCCACCTGGACGCTGGGCGAAAAGCATCGCCTGGTGCATGCCGCGCTTAAAGCGGCGGAGCTTGTGCACGGCAGGCCGCAGCAGGCCGGCAAATGGGTTTTTTCCACCAACGGCGTGGCCAGCGCGGGCCGGCTGAAAATTCCCACTATAGGCTTTGGCCCCTCGGATGAGGTTTACGCGCATACCGTCAATGAACATGTCAGGCTGGAAGATTTGCTAAAGGCGGCGGTTTTCTACGCCGCGCTGCCCCAGTATCTTATTGTGGAGAAAACCAAATGA
- a CDS encoding 1,4-alpha-glucan branching protein domain-containing protein, which yields MSAKGLLSFVICAHKPFARQGENGDCAGEEGFFSAVANTYAPLVDMAERLSRDNIRPAFTVSLSPSLCAMLEDEQLGGRLRSYIEAGLGDESAAFAHLRYESALAVLDRYSGDLVTPLKQLQQNGQIEVITSTATHAVLPLFIHPECSRAQVSVAGADYQERFSRKTRGLWLAGGAFEPRLSQYMQLAGINYVFLPARSFECARPKPKYGLYAPARLAGGALAFACDAASLEDCLSFSGSGGGVYLDCASFGAYDAQAASRVARAHAEYFLRRRLEQAEAADRASGIRPVITCACDADLFGGKWFEGLEFLEHVIRFIRQERLPLQMVCAGEAVEAAQAAVSGEIEPDAASLSGGGYFEQWLSPDNDWIYPRLNAAAEKMVELANRFQFQDVGHIEKRALNQAARELMLAQSSDWAMQGGGASGCGGGRVLEHCGNFDRLAAMVCARNIDEAALRDMETRDNIFFNMDFRVFASASAF from the coding sequence ATGAGCGCAAAAGGCCTGCTGTCTTTTGTGATTTGCGCGCACAAGCCGTTCGCGCGCCAGGGCGAAAACGGCGATTGCGCGGGCGAGGAGGGGTTTTTCTCCGCCGTCGCCAACACCTATGCCCCGCTTGTGGATATGGCGGAGCGTCTTTCGCGCGACAATATACGCCCGGCATTCACGGTTTCGCTGTCGCCCTCTCTGTGCGCGATGCTGGAGGACGAGCAATTGGGCGGCAGGCTGCGCTCTTACATAGAGGCCGGGCTGGGCGACGAGTCGGCTGCATTCGCGCATCTGCGCTACGAAAGCGCGCTTGCCGTGCTGGACCGCTACAGCGGCGACCTTGTAACCCCGCTCAAGCAGCTTCAGCAGAACGGCCAGATTGAAGTTATAACATCCACCGCCACTCATGCCGTGCTGCCGCTGTTCATACATCCCGAATGCTCCCGCGCGCAGGTGTCGGTGGCCGGGGCGGATTATCAGGAGCGGTTTTCCCGCAAAACGCGCGGGCTGTGGCTGGCGGGCGGCGCGTTCGAGCCGCGTCTTTCCCAGTACATGCAGCTTGCGGGGATAAACTACGTATTCCTTCCGGCGCGGTCATTTGAGTGCGCGCGGCCAAAGCCCAAATACGGGCTTTACGCGCCTGCACGGCTGGCGGGCGGGGCGCTGGCTTTCGCCTGCGACGCCGCCTCGCTGGAGGACTGTCTGTCTTTTTCCGGTTCCGGCGGCGGGGTTTATCTGGATTGCGCGTCCTTCGGGGCATACGACGCGCAGGCGGCGTCCCGCGTGGCGCGCGCCCATGCGGAATACTTTCTGAGGCGCAGGCTGGAGCAGGCGGAGGCCGCGGACCGGGCCAGCGGCATAAGGCCGGTAATCACCTGCGCCTGCGATGCGGATTTGTTCGGCGGGAAGTGGTTTGAGGGACTGGAGTTCCTGGAACATGTCATACGGTTTATCCGGCAGGAGCGGCTGCCCCTTCAGATGGTCTGCGCCGGCGAGGCCGTGGAGGCCGCGCAGGCCGCTGTCTCCGGCGAAATAGAGCCGGACGCCGCGTCGCTGTCCGGCGGGGGCTATTTTGAGCAATGGCTTTCCCCGGATAACGACTGGATTTATCCCCGCCTCAACGCCGCCGCCGAGAAGATGGTGGAGCTTGCCAACCGCTTCCAGTTCCAGGACGTCGGCCATATTGAAAAACGCGCCCTCAACCAGGCGGCGCGGGAGCTGATGCTGGCCCAGTCGTCGGACTGGGCGATGCAGGGGGGCGGCGCCTCCGGCTGCGGCGGTGGCCGGGTGCTGGAGCATTGCGGGAATTTTGACCGGCTGGCCGCCATGGTCTGCGCCCGCAACATAGACGAGGCCGCCCTGCGCGACATGGAAACGCGCGACAACATATTTTTCAACATGGATTTCCGCGTGTTCGCTTCCGCTTCCGCTTTTTAA
- a CDS encoding DUF4912 domain-containing protein, with translation MDTGQNTSDTLENSADGMWRRSLESRRDRLALLTSGPDSVLVYWEWTKTKADFFRKGSFSQEILITVFDAVSGAQACQFRRGWDGLRFYFKPPQRGLYYRAELAVFSASGETHCRLESNTVFVPRGAEGQ, from the coding sequence ATGGACACTGGGCAGAACACTTCTGATACGCTGGAAAATTCCGCGGACGGCATGTGGCGCCGCAGTCTTGAATCCCGCCGCGACCGGCTTGCGCTTTTGACCTCCGGTCCCGATTCCGTGCTTGTATACTGGGAGTGGACAAAGACCAAGGCGGATTTCTTTCGCAAGGGCTCATTCTCTCAAGAAATTCTGATAACCGTTTTTGACGCCGTCTCCGGCGCGCAGGCCTGCCAGTTCAGGCGCGGCTGGGACGGGCTGCGCTTTTATTTCAAGCCCCCGCAGCGCGGGCTTTATTACCGCGCGGAGCTGGCGGTGTTTTCCGCCTCCGGGGAAACGCATTGCAGGCTGGAATCCAACACCGTTTTCGTGCCGCGCGGCGCGGAGGGGCAATGA
- a CDS encoding peptidylprolyl isomerase — translation MKTAAITAAIACAAVSGVSAADAKPAAQENAGLKPGLYAVLNTTKGKIVCRLFEDKAPKTVANFVGLAEGTKEWTHPVTGKKQKTRFFDGLAFMRVIPGFMIQGGDPLNSCKGGPGYKFEDEFAPGLGFDKPGLLAMANAGPNTNGSQFFITDVPRGDFEEYPSYLNGKHAIFGEVVEGLNIVSAIADMPGQNGMAFSPAIMNKVEIVRVPKAEAKPAAQPKPTAKTESAK, via the coding sequence ATGAAAACAGCAGCCATAACCGCGGCCATCGCATGCGCGGCGGTATCGGGAGTGTCCGCGGCGGACGCCAAGCCCGCAGCGCAGGAAAATGCCGGACTTAAACCCGGCCTTTACGCGGTGCTTAACACCACCAAGGGCAAAATAGTGTGCCGGCTTTTTGAAGACAAGGCCCCCAAAACCGTGGCCAATTTCGTCGGGCTGGCGGAGGGGACAAAGGAATGGACGCATCCGGTTACCGGCAAAAAACAGAAAACCCGGTTTTTTGACGGGCTGGCCTTCATGCGCGTCATTCCGGGCTTTATGATTCAGGGCGGCGACCCGCTTAACAGCTGCAAGGGCGGCCCCGGATACAAGTTTGAGGACGAATTTGCCCCCGGACTCGGCTTTGACAAGCCCGGCCTTCTGGCCATGGCCAATGCCGGTCCCAACACCAATGGCAGCCAGTTCTTCATAACCGACGTGCCGCGCGGCGATTTTGAAGAGTATCCCAGCTATCTCAACGGCAAGCACGCCATATTCGGCGAGGTGGTGGAAGGCCTGAATATCGTTTCCGCCATAGCCGACATGCCGGGGCAGAACGGCATGGCTTTCAGCCCCGCCATAATGAATAAGGTGGAGATAGTGCGCGTCCCGAAGGCGGAGGCCAAACCCGCCGCTCAGCCGAAACCGACGGCAAAAACAGAATCCGCGAAATAA
- the ppk1 gene encoding polyphosphate kinase 1 — MSDKYINRELSLLEFNRRVLAQAADETLPALERLKFCGITSSNMDEFFMVRVPRLDTADPESKTVRLRARELVAEQYALFSGGIIPALERAGICRADISGLDAAGLAHARGYFERELLPVLTPLALRRRMPHLANLRLYFIAGFAGGKYAAVEVPANLPRMAALPAQEGLKYLLLEDIVARFAQELFAGREILSRGFARLTRASELAFGEDAGEDFLKAMESAVRLRRKGKIARLEVSAPKDIRDFLGRALDLSSAEIVDCGQWPDIKGISQLAFQPGFENLKRKSWRPRRVSGIETAGDVWKLLRERDVTVHLPYESFDAFKVFLSEAARDPGVLAIKQTLYRVGADAPVAAILESAASAGKQVTVLVELMARFDEENNIGWARRLEAAGANVIYGVAGLKTHAKACLVVRREDDGIRRYVHLATGNYNDRTAKLYGDIGLFTAREDIAADISAFFNMVTGVSDPPAWKKIEAAPYGLRRKIIKLIEREAALSTPERPGQITAKMNSLADRDIIDALYAASRAGVKIRLNVRGICCLRPGVKDFSENIEVISVVDMFLEHSRILCLRNRGDEEVWLSSADWMPRNLDKRLELLFPVEDRQAKKEISDILSQYFRDNQSGWALQSDGGYKKLSPPEGKRKFRAQEYFCERAAEREAQQSRPVPGGLKPLKSPKEQA, encoded by the coding sequence GTGAGCGACAAATATATCAACAGGGAACTGTCCCTGCTGGAATTCAACCGCCGCGTGCTGGCGCAGGCGGCGGACGAAACCCTTCCCGCGCTGGAGCGGCTTAAATTCTGCGGCATCACAAGCTCCAATATGGACGAGTTTTTCATGGTCCGCGTCCCCCGGCTGGATACGGCGGACCCGGAGTCAAAAACAGTGCGTCTGCGCGCGCGGGAGCTTGTGGCGGAGCAATACGCGCTGTTTTCCGGCGGGATAATTCCCGCGCTGGAGCGCGCCGGAATTTGCCGGGCCGACATTTCCGGGCTGGACGCCGCCGGGCTTGCCCATGCGCGCGGCTATTTTGAAAGGGAACTGCTGCCCGTGCTGACCCCGCTTGCGCTGCGCCGCAGAATGCCGCATCTGGCGAATCTGCGGCTGTATTTCATAGCCGGTTTTGCCGGCGGCAAGTACGCGGCGGTGGAGGTGCCCGCCAATCTGCCGCGCATGGCCGCGCTGCCGGCGCAGGAGGGTTTGAAATACCTTCTGCTGGAGGATATCGTCGCCCGCTTCGCGCAGGAGCTTTTTGCCGGCAGGGAGATACTCTCGCGCGGGTTTGCGCGGCTGACCCGCGCCAGCGAGCTTGCCTTCGGCGAGGATGCGGGGGAGGATTTCCTCAAGGCCATGGAAAGCGCGGTGCGGCTGCGGCGGAAAGGGAAAATTGCGCGGCTTGAAGTCTCGGCCCCCAAAGACATACGGGATTTCCTGGGCCGCGCGCTGGATTTGTCTTCGGCTGAAATTGTGGATTGCGGACAATGGCCGGACATAAAGGGCATTTCGCAGCTGGCTTTCCAGCCGGGTTTTGAAAACCTCAAGCGCAAATCCTGGCGGCCCCGCCGGGTTTCCGGCATTGAAACCGCCGGCGATGTCTGGAAGCTGCTGCGGGAGCGGGATGTAACCGTCCATCTCCCGTACGAGAGTTTTGACGCTTTCAAGGTCTTCCTCTCGGAGGCGGCGCGGGACCCCGGGGTGCTGGCCATCAAACAGACGCTTTACCGCGTGGGGGCCGACGCGCCGGTGGCCGCCATTCTGGAAAGCGCGGCCTCCGCCGGAAAGCAGGTTACGGTGCTGGTGGAGCTTATGGCCCGCTTTGACGAGGAGAACAATATCGGCTGGGCGCGCCGGCTGGAGGCCGCCGGGGCGAATGTAATCTACGGCGTGGCCGGGCTGAAAACCCATGCCAAGGCCTGCCTCGTGGTCCGCCGCGAGGACGACGGGATACGCCGTTACGTCCATCTTGCCACCGGCAATTATAACGACAGGACGGCAAAACTCTACGGCGACATCGGGCTTTTCACCGCACGCGAGGATATCGCGGCGGACATCTCCGCTTTTTTCAACATGGTAACCGGCGTTTCCGACCCGCCGGCATGGAAAAAGATAGAGGCCGCCCCCTACGGCCTGCGCCGGAAAATAATAAAGCTCATAGAGCGCGAGGCCGCGCTTTCCACACCGGAGCGCCCGGGCCAGATAACGGCGAAGATGAATTCGCTTGCGGACAGGGATATTATAGACGCGCTTTACGCCGCCTCGCGCGCGGGGGTGAAAATCCGCCTCAACGTGCGCGGCATCTGCTGCCTGCGCCCCGGCGTGAAGGATTTTAGCGAAAACATAGAGGTAATCAGCGTCGTGGATATGTTTCTGGAGCACAGTCGCATCCTGTGCCTGCGCAACCGCGGCGACGAGGAGGTGTGGCTTTCCAGCGCGGACTGGATGCCCCGGAACCTGGACAAGCGGCTGGAGCTGCTTTTCCCCGTGGAGGACAGGCAGGCGAAAAAGGAAATTTCCGACATCCTGTCGCAGTATTTCAGGGACAACCAGAGCGGCTGGGCGCTGCAATCCGACGGGGGTTACAAAAAGCTGTCCCCGCCGGAGGGAAAACGCAAATTCCGCGCGCAGGAGTATTTCTGCGAGCGCGCCGCCGAGCGGGAGGCGCAGCAGTCGCGCCCCGTCCCCGGCGGCCTCAAACCGTTGAAATCACCAAAGGAGCAAGCATGA